In Macaca fascicularis isolate 582-1 chromosome 12, T2T-MFA8v1.1, the genomic stretch ATACGCatatattcattttgtttatccatttctcttttttttttttttttgagacagagtctcgcttagttgcccaggctggagtgcaatggcgcgatctcggctcagtgcaagctccgcctcccgggttcacgccattctcctgcctcagcctcccgagtagctgggactacaggcgcccgccgcctcgcccggctaattttttgcatttttagtagagacggggtttcaccgtgttagccaggatggtctcgatctcctgacctcgtgatccgcccgcctcggcctcccaaagtgctgggattacaggcgtgagccaccgcgcccggctgtttatCCATTTCTCTATCATCTATGGACATGTGGCTTGCTTCCATCTCTTGTCTACTGTACATGGCTGCTATGAGCATGGctgtacaaatatttctttttgagactgggcTTTCAATTCTTTCAGACCTACATACCCAGAAATCtactaatcatttttaaaatataactaaaacaagaaattaaaattaaacatcttACCATGGCCTTCCTTTCCGTATGCAAATGAAGGGGGTATAACTACTTTTCGCTTTTCTCCAGGGCACATATCCATCATAGCAATGTCTAGGCCTTTTATCACTTGCCCAACACCAAGAACAAACCATTTGGGGTGGCCTTCATTTTGTGTCCggctataataaaaaacaatactTAAGTAAACTGATTTCAAGAAATCAAACTTGAAAATACAGCTGGGCATTTAAAATTGGAGTCCTCTCTAACCATCATTCCTGTATAAGCACTCTTTCTAAAACCCCTAACCGGGTGTTTGACTCAAACTTCCCTATAATCACCAGAAAGAAGTATGATTTGCCCAAAGCTAATCATTAAGAgccatctcattttttaaaattgttatcttTACAAAACCTATTCAACAGTTAACTTTTTAATGGGTCTCCAGCCCCTAACTAGCTGCATGGCTTGTACAAAGAACTCATTTAACTCCCCTGAGTGTGTTGTAAAAAATGATGAGGCAGGTTTAGCctcaaaaagtcattttaaaagtaatttaaaatggtatattttcttattaaattctAGTAATATAGTCTATATTCTTATTAAATcctaatattaaatttaaaaactgtataaattcttattaaatttctctattttattctaaatgGATGGAACTATCTTACCCAGTCCTATCTTTACAGGATGAAGAAAAGATTCTCCCTCTGAGTAATAAGCCATCAATTAAATCAGAGTAGGCACCAGAAGTCACCAGGGAAGTAATGGTTTTTCTTGATAGAAAGTGGCCACAACCTATAAAAATCGTGCTTCTGAAGGCCAGAGTTAAATCTCGTTATTCCATGTATTCCTCCGTAAAGACTCAATACTTCCGGCAAGGGAAAAATGTGAACATCCTTACAGGCAGAACCTTGATTTAATTCTGGAGGTCCCAGAATTAAAGGTAATGGTAGtggttggtgtgtgtgtggatgtacTGTATTTTCGATAATTTATTGGACCAACATTTTCAAtactttaaatagaaatattcaGTTTATTAGAGaaccacacatatatatattatatatatatatatttaatgaataaagGGCTCAACTtttactgttaaaaaataaaaccccaaccaaccaaccaaccaaccaactaacCAGTAAGGCTTACGCTTGGTGGAGGCAGGCAAGATTTTGTGCAACTGGACGCGTGGGCAGCTCGCAGCATTTCCTACCTGCAGTAGAATTTCGACCCGTCTTTAGCCAGGTAGCCGTCATAATGGGCATTTAGTAGGTCTCCCTTCTTGCTTGTCTTAGAGCAGTTTTCTGGACGATGCAAAACTTCTATTTTCACTTCTTCGGtgctctcctctttcttttgtctctgAGCAGTAAAAA encodes the following:
- the FKBP7 gene encoding peptidyl-prolyl cis-trans isomerase FKBP7 isoform X3, producing the protein MPETMHFLFRFIVFFYLWGLFTAQRQKKEESTEEVKIEVLHRPENCSKTSKKGDLLNAHYDGYLAKDGSKFYCSRTQNEGHPKWFVLGVGQVIKGLDIAMMDMCPGEKRKVVIPPSFAYGKEGHDKPLLAKGI